One Fuerstiella marisgermanici DNA window includes the following coding sequences:
- a CDS encoding UDP-N-acetylglucosamine--N-acetylmuramyl-(pentapeptide) pyrophosphoryl-undecaprenol N-acetylglucosamine transferase: MAKPVHIAFCGGGSGGHLTPAMAIAQAVLKENTDAKFTFFTSDREIDRKMLAAWTESNSDAANRITIVALPLTSSGRGLRYLANVWKSFRQCRRHFKTDPPDVVLGMGGFASVPGVLAARSRGIRPLLFEANRVPGRANLWLRFVATCTLTGWPVEKPPRWGLAVECGIPLLQTNKVSTTTATGEDRPHGERPPTLLILGGSQGASALNDLLVKTFTDAELAVGCDDARRVSIIHQTGSADESRIAAAWKQAGITVDVRAFIADVPAALDTADFVISRAGAITLAEIAAAGRASILIPLPSAKDNHQAVNADYFQNAGAAIVIDQRAPDVTKRLAEAVKMLSQTPERRSEMATSATRQHTPDVAKRIAALLIGAAERPSQ, translated from the coding sequence GTGGCGAAACCCGTGCATATTGCATTCTGCGGCGGCGGTTCAGGCGGGCATTTGACCCCCGCCATGGCCATTGCGCAGGCGGTCCTGAAAGAAAACACAGACGCGAAGTTCACGTTCTTCACCAGCGACCGCGAAATCGACAGAAAGATGCTGGCCGCGTGGACCGAGTCGAACAGCGACGCTGCCAACCGCATCACGATCGTTGCACTACCGTTGACGTCGTCCGGTCGTGGGCTGCGATATCTGGCCAACGTCTGGAAATCCTTTCGCCAGTGCCGTCGCCACTTCAAAACGGATCCGCCTGATGTTGTGCTGGGCATGGGAGGGTTTGCGTCGGTGCCCGGAGTCCTGGCCGCTCGATCGCGCGGAATCCGGCCGCTGCTGTTCGAAGCCAACCGAGTGCCTGGTCGAGCGAATTTGTGGCTGCGATTTGTCGCGACGTGCACGCTGACTGGCTGGCCCGTGGAAAAACCGCCGCGTTGGGGTTTGGCGGTGGAATGCGGAATCCCATTGCTACAAACCAACAAGGTGTCAACGACGACTGCTACGGGCGAGGACAGACCTCATGGCGAACGCCCGCCGACCTTACTAATTCTTGGCGGAAGCCAGGGAGCTTCCGCGTTGAACGATCTTCTGGTCAAGACCTTCACTGACGCGGAGTTGGCTGTTGGCTGTGACGACGCGCGGAGGGTAAGCATCATCCATCAAACCGGATCGGCCGATGAATCTCGGATCGCTGCGGCCTGGAAACAAGCAGGAATCACAGTGGACGTACGAGCTTTCATTGCCGATGTTCCGGCCGCGCTAGACACTGCTGATTTTGTCATTAGTCGAGCGGGCGCGATCACGTTGGCGGAAATCGCAGCAGCAGGGCGAGCTTCAATTCTGATTCCGTTGCCATCAGCCAAAGACAACCATCAGGCAGTAAACGCGGATTACTTCCAGAACGCCGGTGCCGCAATCGTTATTGATCAGCGAGCCCCCGACGTGACGAAGCGGCTGGCGGAAGCTGTTAAGATGCTGAGTCAAACACCGGAAAGAAGGTCTGAGATGGCGACCTCAGCGACCCGTCAGCACACGCCGGACGTGGCAAAACGCATCGCGGCCCTGCTGATAGGAGCGGCGGAGAGGCCCTCGCAGTAA
- the dcd gene encoding dCTP deaminase has product MILSGSEIKKQLGTNIKIEPYCDDQLNPNSYNLTLHDELLVYEEIILDMKRPNRFRRLTIPEEGMVLQPNQLYLGRTIEHTETHNYVPMLEGRSSIGRLGLFVHVTAGFGDVGFCGFWTLEMFAVQPVRIYPGVQVCQIFYHSVDGDVTEYQSGKYQHNTDIQPSLLFKELGIRDDNQMRLEFEDGNRDA; this is encoded by the coding sequence ATGATTCTCAGCGGCAGCGAAATCAAAAAGCAACTTGGCACCAATATTAAAATTGAGCCCTACTGCGACGACCAGCTCAATCCCAACAGCTACAACCTGACGCTGCATGATGAATTGTTGGTGTACGAAGAGATCATTCTGGACATGAAGCGGCCGAATCGCTTTCGCCGCCTCACAATTCCGGAAGAAGGAATGGTGCTGCAGCCGAATCAGCTGTATCTGGGCCGCACGATCGAACACACGGAAACTCACAATTACGTGCCGATGCTGGAAGGTCGCTCGTCAATCGGCCGCCTTGGGCTGTTTGTTCACGTGACGGCGGGATTCGGCGACGTCGGCTTTTGTGGCTTCTGGACTCTGGAAATGTTTGCCGTGCAGCCGGTGAGAATCTATCCTGGCGTGCAGGTGTGCCAAATTTTCTATCACTCGGTGGATGGCGACGTGACGGAATATCAGAGCGGCAAATATCAGCACAACACCGACATCCAGCCCAGCCTGCTGTTCAAAGAACTCGGCATCCGCGACGACAACCAAATGCGTCTGGAATTCGAAGACGGCAACCGCGACGCCTAA
- a CDS encoding OprO/OprP family phosphate-selective porin, translating into MQKPILLLCVLFVLSPLRETGAADNDVTFEELLSRLQQTEERVRELEQQAGTPFRQSSHTRLFDEPLPIPPVSDYMANATVASRKAAGTFASDDSEDASSEDEEKQPTFEERLKKLEEGWKELDEAWTEFDEAEEKKKADAKKKPTFKINGRIHADFWDFLNDDGGVGFFENPIAGDGADGNAANDGSDPEDRFRFRRIRLEMKGDILESMYWRTQVDFNNPQTAEMKDVYIGFKNLPNNYRIQVGNQKRPLGLDPLNSSRYNVFLERPFVTEAFNEDARRPGICFYSNTDDESLIWQYGAFYLENITTDGRYLGDERQMSVNFRVAGSPWYDECSDGQGYFHWAVAGMVGHPDGTDNGTDGHRNEGRFRTRPEARSTARWLNTGRIAGAEWFETIGLESIFNVGPLQIAGELMQNYMQRDGFADTQFHGGYIYANYMLTGEHIPYDRKSGTLGRLEPFEDFFLVDRCDRCTKRGWGAWGVAARYSYLDISDADVLGGVGESATLAVNWHWTAYSKLQFNLIYGDIDDRDPITGATDGTYLIAGTRFAVEF; encoded by the coding sequence TTGCAAAAGCCAATCCTTCTTCTTTGCGTGCTATTCGTGCTGTCGCCGCTGCGCGAGACAGGCGCTGCGGACAACGACGTAACGTTCGAAGAATTGCTCAGTCGCCTGCAACAGACTGAAGAGCGGGTGCGCGAGTTAGAACAGCAAGCCGGCACGCCGTTTCGCCAGTCGTCCCACACGCGACTTTTTGACGAACCGCTTCCCATCCCGCCCGTGAGTGACTACATGGCCAACGCGACGGTTGCCAGTCGCAAGGCGGCGGGAACTTTCGCGAGCGATGATTCTGAAGACGCGAGTTCGGAAGACGAAGAAAAACAGCCAACCTTCGAAGAGCGGTTAAAGAAGCTGGAGGAAGGTTGGAAAGAATTAGACGAAGCATGGACGGAGTTTGATGAGGCGGAAGAGAAGAAGAAAGCGGACGCCAAAAAGAAGCCAACCTTCAAAATTAACGGCCGTATTCATGCCGACTTTTGGGACTTCCTTAACGACGACGGCGGCGTGGGATTCTTCGAAAACCCAATCGCTGGAGACGGTGCAGACGGCAATGCGGCCAACGATGGTTCGGATCCGGAGGACCGTTTTAGGTTCCGCCGCATCCGCCTGGAAATGAAGGGCGATATTCTGGAGTCGATGTACTGGCGAACACAGGTCGACTTCAACAATCCGCAAACCGCCGAAATGAAGGACGTCTATATCGGCTTCAAAAACTTGCCGAACAACTATCGCATTCAAGTCGGCAATCAAAAACGACCGCTCGGTCTCGACCCGCTGAACAGCAGCCGGTACAACGTTTTCTTAGAGCGTCCTTTTGTCACAGAAGCCTTCAACGAAGACGCTCGACGACCCGGCATTTGTTTCTACAGTAACACAGATGACGAAAGTCTGATCTGGCAGTACGGTGCTTTCTATCTTGAAAACATCACGACCGATGGCCGGTACCTCGGCGACGAGCGGCAGATGAGTGTGAACTTTCGTGTCGCCGGCAGCCCGTGGTACGACGAATGTTCAGACGGCCAGGGCTATTTTCACTGGGCCGTCGCCGGCATGGTGGGTCACCCGGACGGAACGGACAACGGTACCGACGGTCACCGCAACGAAGGTCGTTTTCGAACGCGACCAGAAGCCCGCAGCACTGCTCGCTGGCTGAACACCGGACGCATCGCTGGTGCCGAATGGTTTGAAACCATCGGATTAGAAAGCATCTTCAACGTTGGACCGTTGCAGATCGCCGGCGAACTCATGCAAAACTATATGCAGCGAGATGGTTTTGCTGACACTCAGTTTCACGGTGGTTACATCTACGCCAACTACATGCTGACCGGCGAACACATCCCTTACGACCGAAAAAGTGGAACGCTGGGCCGCCTTGAGCCGTTCGAAGACTTCTTCCTTGTCGACCGTTGCGATCGCTGTACCAAACGGGGCTGGGGTGCGTGGGGCGTGGCCGCTCGGTATTCGTACCTCGACATCAGCGACGCAGACGTCCTGGGCGGCGTCGGCGAATCCGCGACTCTGGCCGTCAATTGGCACTGGACTGCGTATTCGAAGTTGCAGTTCAATCTGATCTACGGCGACATCGACGACCGCGACCCAATTACCGGCGCGACAGACGGCACCTACCTCATCGCCGGAACTCGCTTTGCCGTCGAATTCTAG
- a CDS encoding peptide chain release factor family protein, translated as MTDESSDTESVHRHPACVDEQTLTQDCDTRRTRASGPGGQHRNKVETAIEIIHRPTGISAAASERRSQDQNRRVAIRRLRLQLAMDYRATNSEQVLPSTLWQTRCRNGKISCSDQHADFPSMLAEALDALCAKDYDVRKAAAALGCSSSQLIRFVAKLPEALETLNKHRQDIGLRKLHR; from the coding sequence ATGACTGACGAATCCAGCGACACAGAATCTGTCCACAGGCACCCGGCGTGTGTTGACGAACAAACGCTAACGCAGGACTGCGACACTCGACGCACCCGTGCCAGCGGACCGGGCGGGCAGCATCGCAACAAAGTTGAAACAGCCATCGAGATCATCCATCGTCCGACCGGGATTTCGGCTGCCGCTTCAGAACGCCGTAGTCAGGACCAAAATCGGCGTGTGGCCATCCGGCGGCTGCGGTTGCAGTTGGCAATGGATTATAGGGCGACGAATTCAGAACAGGTGCTCCCGTCGACACTGTGGCAGACGCGTTGCCGCAACGGCAAAATCAGCTGCAGCGATCAACATGCCGATTTTCCATCCATGCTGGCTGAAGCCCTGGATGCTCTATGTGCAAAGGATTACGACGTCCGCAAAGCCGCCGCGGCGTTGGGCTGTTCGTCGTCTCAACTGATTCGCTTCGTTGCGAAGTTGCCTGAGGCCCTGGAAACGCTCAACAAGCACCGCCAGGACATCGGCCTGCGGAAACTTCACCGCTAA
- a CDS encoding YbeD family protein: MSLPSVELLESRHTFPGPYTFKVIGSAEANFTGRVIAHVRDELRMELDPPYSLRSTKKGDHVSITIEPECESPQQVIAIYSRLTGMDGLFMLL; the protein is encoded by the coding sequence ATGAGTCTGCCATCCGTCGAACTTCTGGAATCGCGTCACACGTTTCCTGGTCCTTATACGTTTAAGGTCATTGGATCGGCTGAGGCGAATTTCACCGGCCGCGTTATCGCTCATGTCCGCGACGAACTGCGAATGGAACTGGATCCTCCGTATTCGTTGCGGTCCACAAAAAAAGGCGATCATGTTTCGATCACCATCGAACCGGAATGCGAATCGCCTCAACAGGTGATCGCCATCTACAGTCGCCTGACAGGCATGGATGGGTTGTTCATGTTGCTGTGA
- a CDS encoding FxsA family protein, whose product MFGRSILFIVLIPLIELALLTQLIEHTSIFVTVLIVLVTGVVGISLTRRQGMKAWKNAHQQMAHGKSPSKEILDGVMILFAGAFLITPGLLTDCVGFSLLVPKIRNQLATFLVRWFKARTVATFQVNSWTMGPEFQPDDSDAEGPSVRVVDPDSDSSSDEDIKNVRFEDRG is encoded by the coding sequence GTGTTTGGTCGTTCAATTCTCTTCATTGTCCTCATTCCGCTGATTGAGCTCGCGTTGCTCACGCAGCTGATTGAGCACACTAGCATCTTCGTCACGGTACTGATCGTGCTGGTCACGGGCGTAGTGGGCATCAGCCTGACTCGGCGACAGGGCATGAAAGCCTGGAAGAACGCGCACCAGCAGATGGCTCATGGTAAGTCGCCATCGAAAGAGATTCTCGACGGTGTCATGATCCTTTTCGCGGGCGCGTTCCTGATTACGCCGGGCCTGCTGACTGACTGTGTTGGGTTCTCATTGTTGGTGCCGAAAATTCGCAACCAGCTGGCGACGTTTCTGGTGCGCTGGTTTAAGGCCCGCACCGTTGCGACGTTTCAGGTGAACAGCTGGACCATGGGGCCGGAGTTTCAGCCGGATGATTCTGACGCCGAAGGTCCCAGCGTTCGAGTCGTGGATCCGGATTCAGATTCGTCGTCAGATGAGGACATTAAAAATGTGCGATTTGAAGACCGTGGCTGA
- a CDS encoding HAD family hydrolase, with translation MPAPAPAIHAVVFDLDGLMLNTEDVFDIAGRALLSRRGLSMTDEIHRAMLGRRPDEAFQAMKDLTGIDDPIEELKTETRELFWAAASDCLAVMPGLLELLNLVERRGLPKAVATSSPRDYMETLLGKFDLLSRFPITLTAEDVTHGKPHPEIYETAAGMLNVATANMLVLEDSETGTRAASAAGAVTVSVPNRHTDHGDFSMATLRVSSLAADELKTLLAG, from the coding sequence ATGCCCGCTCCAGCACCAGCAATTCACGCGGTTGTCTTCGATCTGGACGGCCTGATGCTGAACACCGAGGACGTGTTCGACATAGCCGGTCGAGCACTGTTGTCTCGCCGCGGCCTGTCGATGACGGACGAAATCCACCGTGCGATGTTGGGACGTCGGCCGGACGAAGCGTTTCAGGCCATGAAAGACCTGACAGGCATTGACGATCCAATCGAAGAACTGAAAACGGAGACACGAGAATTATTCTGGGCCGCAGCGTCCGACTGCCTGGCCGTGATGCCGGGGTTGCTTGAGCTGCTGAATCTGGTCGAACGCCGCGGCCTGCCAAAGGCGGTCGCCACGTCTTCACCGCGCGATTACATGGAAACACTTCTGGGAAAGTTTGATCTGCTGTCGCGATTTCCCATTACGTTAACGGCGGAGGACGTGACTCACGGAAAACCTCATCCTGAGATTTACGAAACGGCGGCCGGAATGTTAAATGTGGCGACGGCAAACATGCTGGTGTTGGAAGACAGCGAAACAGGCACTCGAGCGGCGAGCGCAGCCGGAGCCGTCACGGTGTCGGTTCCAAACCGCCACACAGATCATGGCGATTTCAGCATGGCGACGTTGCGAGTTTCCAGCCTGGCGGCTGACGAATTGAAAACGCTGCTCGCGGGGTAA
- a CDS encoding (Fe-S)-binding protein, with protein MPANDPTPKPPTIGQSIPYDRFLDCVHCGLCTSACPTYVETGDENDSPRGRIYLMRSVVDGRLDLTEKVRGHLDLCLDCRSCETACPSGVQYGRLLEPFRVEMQQGLQAAASNDTTPPQPKKPDWFHRWIMYGLFPSRKRMAWALAPARLMQTLKLDRLANAVGLTKLLPARLRRMQDQLPTLNKSLPALPEFLPAKGERRATVGLFLGCVADAMFRRVHWATARVLQENGCDVVIPQAQACCGAIHYHSGAAEPAIELMQQNVAAFDNDSLDAVIVNVAGCGSMLKDYSHVAEEIAKSSSIDPSKFVSKIKDVSEFLADLGPRKPVGPINAVVAYQDACHLQHAQQIRQPPRDLMNLIPGIQLKPIAEPELCCGAAGSYSLTQPEMADRLGQRKTNNLLAVNPDIIASGNAGCSLQLQAHLKKAGHDTPVLHPMELLDLSYRNAKLSELK; from the coding sequence ATGCCCGCCAACGATCCCACCCCAAAGCCGCCGACCATTGGCCAATCCATTCCGTACGATCGGTTTCTGGACTGCGTCCATTGCGGCCTGTGTACGTCCGCCTGCCCGACGTATGTCGAAACCGGCGATGAAAACGACAGCCCTCGAGGACGCATTTATTTAATGCGGTCGGTTGTCGATGGACGGCTGGACCTGACGGAAAAAGTGAGGGGGCATCTGGACCTGTGTCTGGATTGCCGCAGTTGCGAAACCGCGTGTCCGTCCGGCGTGCAATACGGAAGGTTGCTGGAACCTTTCCGAGTCGAAATGCAACAGGGTTTGCAAGCTGCTGCTTCCAACGACACCACTCCACCCCAGCCGAAGAAGCCGGACTGGTTTCATCGCTGGATCATGTATGGTCTGTTTCCCAGCCGAAAACGAATGGCATGGGCGCTGGCTCCGGCGCGCTTAATGCAGACGCTGAAACTGGATCGGCTGGCGAATGCAGTCGGACTCACAAAGTTGCTTCCCGCTCGACTGCGGCGCATGCAGGATCAATTGCCCACTCTCAACAAATCGCTGCCGGCGTTGCCGGAATTCCTTCCCGCGAAGGGCGAACGGCGAGCCACAGTCGGGCTGTTTTTGGGATGCGTCGCGGACGCGATGTTTCGCCGAGTCCACTGGGCGACGGCTCGCGTGCTGCAGGAAAACGGCTGCGACGTCGTGATCCCGCAGGCTCAGGCGTGCTGCGGAGCGATCCACTATCACAGTGGCGCGGCAGAACCTGCGATTGAACTAATGCAGCAAAACGTCGCGGCGTTCGATAACGACAGTCTGGACGCTGTGATCGTGAATGTGGCTGGCTGCGGTTCGATGCTGAAAGATTACTCGCACGTCGCCGAAGAAATTGCCAAAAGCAGCAGTATCGATCCGTCGAAGTTTGTCTCGAAGATCAAAGACGTGTCTGAGTTTCTGGCGGACCTCGGACCGCGCAAACCCGTCGGGCCAATCAACGCTGTGGTGGCCTATCAGGACGCCTGCCACCTGCAACACGCTCAGCAGATTCGTCAGCCACCGCGCGACTTGATGAACCTGATCCCTGGCATTCAGTTAAAGCCCATCGCCGAACCGGAACTGTGTTGCGGCGCGGCGGGAAGTTACAGCCTGACTCAACCGGAAATGGCCGACCGACTGGGTCAGCGTAAGACGAACAACCTGCTTGCTGTGAATCCCGACATCATTGCTTCCGGCAACGCGGGCTGTTCGCTGCAATTACAGGCTCATCTTAAGAAAGCAGGGCACGACACGCCCGTCCTGCACCCGATGGAGCTGCTGGATTTAAGCTATCGCAACGCAAAACTTAGCGAACTGAAATAG
- a CDS encoding FAD-binding oxidoreductase, whose amino-acid sequence MNNSSPFEAFKPASTKEVADIVRAAAKDGFALRTARKVGGKGRTKSDTSRPVSLRNMEAVVDYPARDMTITVQAGMPLTELKKILAEEKQQLPVDCFDPTMTVGALVASDLAGPRQFAYGTLRDYVIGIEAVDGQGRIFHAGGRVVKNVAGYDLCRLMVGSRGSLGIITQLTFKLKPIPEHSDLRTFRFDQVADFDAALEKLNVTAATPVMMDFTFASPELAKQRTGPDSERKNLPYSLCIGVEGTETSCDWQIKQLRQDCAGSEEIDFSGHPGWSVTQHCRSFGYGWHNGDVQIRTLPSKLVAIVSELSERGYSTQGHAGNAILFAGDEIKDGKVRSVCEEVAAKHGGTVSEWDVDHPAKATDPLSTRLRSTFDPHSVFLVE is encoded by the coding sequence TTGAACAACAGCTCACCATTCGAAGCCTTCAAACCCGCTTCTACAAAAGAAGTGGCCGACATTGTGCGCGCCGCAGCAAAGGATGGCTTCGCGCTGCGGACAGCTCGCAAAGTTGGCGGCAAAGGCAGGACAAAGTCCGACACTTCACGGCCGGTTAGCTTGCGAAACATGGAAGCTGTCGTCGACTACCCGGCTCGCGACATGACCATCACCGTGCAGGCGGGCATGCCGCTCACGGAACTGAAGAAAATCCTCGCCGAAGAAAAGCAGCAACTGCCGGTCGATTGCTTCGATCCCACCATGACCGTCGGAGCACTCGTGGCCAGCGATCTGGCCGGGCCGAGGCAGTTTGCGTATGGGACTCTGCGCGACTACGTGATTGGCATCGAAGCGGTCGACGGTCAGGGGCGAATTTTCCACGCGGGCGGGCGAGTCGTCAAGAACGTGGCTGGTTACGATTTGTGTCGCCTGATGGTTGGCTCACGAGGTTCGCTGGGAATTATCACGCAGCTCACGTTTAAGCTGAAACCGATTCCCGAGCATTCGGACCTCAGAACGTTTCGCTTCGACCAGGTGGCAGATTTTGATGCCGCTTTGGAAAAGTTGAACGTCACAGCGGCCACGCCAGTGATGATGGACTTCACGTTTGCATCGCCGGAACTCGCGAAGCAACGCACGGGGCCAGACAGCGAACGGAAGAACCTGCCATATTCGCTGTGCATCGGCGTCGAAGGAACGGAAACATCCTGCGACTGGCAAATCAAACAACTGCGACAGGACTGCGCAGGCAGCGAAGAAATAGATTTCAGTGGTCATCCTGGCTGGTCGGTCACGCAACATTGTCGATCGTTTGGCTACGGCTGGCACAACGGCGACGTTCAGATTCGAACCCTGCCGTCAAAACTGGTCGCCATCGTGTCCGAACTTTCAGAACGCGGGTATTCCACTCAGGGCCACGCCGGAAACGCCATTCTGTTCGCTGGTGACGAAATCAAAGACGGTAAAGTGCGATCCGTTTGCGAAGAAGTCGCGGCTAAACACGGCGGCACTGTCAGCGAATGGGATGTCGACCACCCGGCCAAAGCGACGGACCCACTGTCGACTCGACTTCGAAGCACGTTTGATCCACACTCTGTTTTTCTTGTTGAATAA
- a CDS encoding FAD-binding oxidoreductase: MTAATSSQPTCVITPEFLRDLARIVGPARLLSSEDELLVYECDGYIVEKNVPDVVVFPETADEIVAIVKACLASDVPFVPRGAGTSLAGGCLPVGGGVMIALTKMRQILEINLRDRYAVVEPGVVNINLTRALAGSGFHYAPDPSSQGACTIGGNIATNSGGPHTLKYGVTVNHVIGIEFVTPDGDLVQLGGPTGRGNNFDLTGLFVGSEGTFGIVTKVWVKVVRNPAAYRTMLAIFDSIDDTTQAISNIIGAGIVPAALEMMDKGIVGALEEAFHFGFPLDAEAVLLIEVDGLEVAVDAEAQTITQLCKDTGAREVRLSQTEEERALLWKCRKQAFGAIGRLSPSYCTQDGVVPRTKVPEILRFIAEVSERHDIRVVNVFHAGDGNLHPILLFDERDAEQIKRVMLASDEILSKCIDLGGSVTGEHGIGVEKISFMNRLFTEEDLIVMEDVRKVFNPSGHCSPGKLLPTAGACGMEHIQQSHPSRRAAM; this comes from the coding sequence ATGACTGCGGCAACGTCTTCTCAACCCACTTGTGTCATCACGCCGGAATTCCTGCGAGACCTGGCGAGGATTGTCGGGCCTGCGCGGCTGTTGTCTTCCGAAGACGAATTGCTCGTCTACGAATGCGACGGCTATATCGTCGAAAAAAATGTCCCCGACGTCGTGGTCTTTCCGGAGACCGCGGACGAAATCGTGGCCATCGTCAAAGCTTGCCTAGCCAGCGATGTCCCATTCGTACCGCGTGGTGCAGGTACGAGTTTAGCGGGCGGTTGCCTGCCGGTCGGTGGCGGCGTGATGATCGCTCTGACAAAGATGCGGCAAATTCTGGAGATCAATCTGCGAGATCGATACGCCGTGGTTGAACCGGGCGTGGTCAACATCAACCTCACGCGAGCCCTCGCCGGGAGTGGCTTCCATTATGCCCCAGATCCATCCAGTCAGGGAGCCTGCACAATCGGCGGCAACATCGCCACCAACAGCGGTGGGCCTCATACCCTAAAATACGGCGTGACGGTCAACCACGTCATTGGCATTGAGTTCGTCACTCCAGACGGCGACCTTGTCCAACTCGGAGGACCAACTGGCCGCGGCAACAACTTCGACCTCACCGGACTTTTCGTCGGCAGCGAAGGCACATTCGGCATCGTCACAAAAGTGTGGGTAAAGGTCGTTCGCAACCCAGCCGCCTACCGCACGATGCTTGCGATCTTCGATTCGATCGACGACACAACTCAGGCCATCAGCAACATCATCGGTGCCGGCATCGTTCCTGCAGCTCTGGAGATGATGGACAAGGGCATTGTCGGCGCCTTGGAAGAAGCGTTCCACTTTGGCTTCCCGCTGGACGCTGAAGCTGTTCTGCTGATCGAAGTCGATGGCCTGGAAGTGGCTGTGGATGCCGAGGCACAAACAATCACGCAGCTTTGCAAAGACACGGGAGCTCGCGAAGTACGACTCTCACAAACCGAAGAAGAACGAGCTTTGTTGTGGAAGTGCCGCAAGCAGGCATTCGGCGCAATCGGGCGGCTTAGTCCCAGCTATTGCACGCAGGACGGCGTTGTGCCGCGCACGAAGGTGCCGGAAATACTGCGTTTTATCGCCGAAGTAAGCGAACGGCACGACATTCGTGTGGTGAACGTCTTCCACGCGGGCGACGGCAACCTGCATCCGATTCTGCTGTTTGACGAACGCGACGCAGAACAGATCAAGCGAGTGATGCTGGCCAGCGACGAAATCCTCAGCAAGTGCATCGACCTCGGCGGCAGCGTGACCGGCGAACACGGGATCGGTGTCGAGAAAATCAGTTTCATGAATCGTCTGTTCACAGAAGAGGACTTAATCGTAATGGAGGACGTCCGCAAAGTGTTCAATCCATCCGGCCACTGCAGCCCCGGCAAGTTACTGCCCACCGCGGGAGCCTGCGGCATGGAACACATCCAACAATCCCACCCCTCACGCCGCGCCGCCATGTAG
- a CDS encoding flavin reductase family protein yields MNQQTKDQIAPVLGRVPSGVFILVAGDGAGQQTGLLASWLQQASFEPPQITIAVNKSRYLTDWLKAGSPITVNQVSKGDSVLFKHFGRGFEPDADAFTGVETTTAENGLPLLMAAMASMEGTIVSQMEAGDHVIYLADITAAKAFKDAAEFDPQVHVRKNGFNY; encoded by the coding sequence ATGAATCAGCAGACCAAAGATCAAATCGCGCCCGTGCTGGGCCGAGTTCCCAGTGGCGTTTTTATTCTGGTGGCGGGCGACGGTGCCGGTCAGCAAACCGGATTGCTGGCCAGTTGGCTGCAGCAAGCGTCGTTCGAACCGCCGCAGATCACAATCGCCGTCAACAAATCCCGCTACCTAACCGATTGGTTGAAGGCGGGATCGCCAATCACCGTCAATCAGGTGTCGAAGGGCGATAGCGTTCTGTTCAAGCATTTTGGCAGAGGATTCGAACCTGACGCCGATGCTTTCACAGGTGTGGAAACGACGACCGCCGAAAACGGACTTCCATTGCTGATGGCCGCCATGGCTTCGATGGAAGGCACGATCGTGTCTCAGATGGAAGCGGGCGATCATGTGATTTACCTGGCCGACATTACGGCAGCTAAGGCATTTAAAGATGCGGCGGAGTTCGATCCTCAGGTTCACGTGCGTAAAAACGGATTCAACTACTAA